AGCCCGGCGGCGATGCCGGCCAGGAAAGGCGTGACGCGGTCCAGGGCGCCGATGAAGAGGGTGTGGGCCAGCGCCGTGCAGGCCAGGCCCAGGACCAACAGCAGACCCCAGTCCCGTGCTCCGGCCTGCGCTAGCGTGGCCGCGCTGAAGGGCAGCAGCCAGAGGGCGGCCCCCGCCATCTGGGCCGCCGCC
The sequence above is a segment of the bacterium genome. Coding sequences within it:
- a CDS encoding EamA family transporter, with product AAAQMAGAALWLLPFSAATLAQAGARDWGLLLVLGLACTALAHTLFIGALDRVTPFLAGIAAGLEPVYGVLLAALLPGPAIRAHEWAALPLIVAAALLARPRHGPSAPPPA